From the genome of Acaryochloris sp. CCMEE 5410, one region includes:
- a CDS encoding Uma2 family endonuclease codes for MGWGVEEGWLTNPEDNQVEIYQPNQAVKMLQTPSSVSGADMLPEFMLNLE; via the coding sequence TTGGGGTGGGGTGTCGAGGAAGGATGGCTCACCAACCCAGAAGACAATCAGGTGGAAATCTATCAGCCAAACCAAGCTGTCAAGATGCTACAAACTCCCAGCTCGGTTTCTGGAGCGGACATGCTACCAGAGTTTATGCTCAATCTGGAGTAG
- a CDS encoding type IV secretory system conjugative DNA transfer family protein yields MQTQTNQPQPTQPPVDLDPLLSSPLPWLVGMIGFLLILATVLDNKNGYGRSKRDARFATPGEIRKARRRGLRQIRDAKVDGCSLSLGSDRKLILTDCQPGISVIGASGYGKTKSVVENCIDDILRQGFTGIIYDIKGSLQKRHAALAHRLGYQQYFFCPGKAYTDSLNLLDFIPERGGSKEALELAKTINANFEVPGSRKDGFFGPQGDSLLKTVFLLAKSHVYQDLVSAWGFLSLEDLPQRLLAAHQYGQFDLGGDLDFWANQAALGLRSVSKAEKTAGGIVGTAVTNFQALMDASVIPAITSSTIPLDLPGKQIVWVQIDENAESTTSPLCAAVIHMLMRRNLNAEVNRDRPLFLCLDEFTSIRLPDIERWINLYREYGMCCLLSYQSDAQINLRYTRDHAMSILSSLGTRIHFRTGHHSTDKSLSDSLGTFTEVYKTRSTGHNSRSGSSRNRSEQHRKVPLITADEIDTFEPGECLIQSPGWKQRAHRLKVPLNKTDEALREENKTLWHSHIHPFLLYCRQSRDLGITPEYVVSERADIAESMLPTGAELEKLHKSETLMERKAAVDSV; encoded by the coding sequence ATGCAAACCCAAACAAATCAACCTCAGCCCACACAGCCCCCTGTGGACCTGGATCCGTTGTTGAGTTCCCCCCTGCCCTGGTTAGTGGGCATGATCGGGTTCCTACTCATCCTGGCAACTGTCCTAGATAACAAAAATGGATATGGACGGAGTAAACGCGATGCCCGATTTGCCACCCCTGGAGAGATTCGCAAGGCCAGAAGACGAGGACTGCGGCAGATTCGAGATGCCAAAGTAGATGGATGCTCCTTAAGTCTGGGGAGTGATCGCAAGCTCATCCTCACGGACTGCCAGCCTGGGATTAGTGTGATTGGCGCGAGTGGCTATGGCAAGACCAAAAGTGTCGTCGAAAATTGTATTGACGATATCCTTCGACAAGGCTTTACAGGCATCATCTACGACATCAAAGGAAGTTTGCAAAAGCGACATGCCGCCCTTGCCCATCGATTGGGTTATCAGCAGTATTTTTTCTGCCCCGGCAAAGCTTACACGGATAGCCTCAATCTATTAGACTTCATCCCAGAACGAGGTGGTTCAAAGGAAGCCCTGGAACTTGCCAAGACCATCAACGCTAACTTTGAAGTACCGGGAAGTCGTAAGGACGGGTTTTTTGGTCCCCAAGGAGATAGCTTACTTAAGACCGTCTTCCTACTCGCCAAGAGCCATGTCTATCAAGATCTCGTCTCAGCCTGGGGATTCCTGAGCTTAGAAGACCTTCCCCAACGGCTACTCGCGGCTCATCAATATGGTCAATTTGACTTAGGGGGTGACCTGGACTTTTGGGCTAACCAAGCTGCACTGGGTTTAAGGTCCGTCTCCAAAGCCGAGAAAACCGCTGGAGGGATTGTGGGCACAGCGGTCACGAACTTCCAAGCGCTGATGGATGCCAGTGTCATTCCCGCGATCACCAGCTCCACGATTCCATTGGATCTCCCTGGTAAACAGATCGTATGGGTGCAGATCGATGAAAACGCTGAGAGTACGACCTCGCCCTTATGTGCTGCCGTCATTCATATGTTGATGCGGCGCAACCTGAATGCAGAAGTGAATCGGGATCGACCCCTGTTCTTGTGCTTGGATGAATTCACCTCGATCCGCCTACCAGATATTGAGCGGTGGATTAACTTGTACCGAGAGTATGGGATGTGCTGTTTACTGTCCTATCAGAGTGATGCTCAGATTAACTTGCGGTACACACGGGACCATGCCATGTCGATACTCAGTTCCCTTGGCACGAGAATCCACTTTCGCACGGGTCACCACTCCACCGATAAGAGTTTGAGTGATTCCCTAGGGACATTCACGGAAGTCTATAAGACCCGCTCTACGGGGCATAACAGCCGTTCAGGCAGCAGCCGCAACCGCTCCGAGCAGCATCGCAAAGTCCCACTTATCACAGCGGACGAGATTGATACCTTTGAACCTGGAGAATGCCTGATCCAGTCTCCAGGCTGGAAGCAACGGGCACATCGGCTAAAAGTCCCGCTTAACAAAACGGATGAAGCTCTTAGAGAAGAGAATAAAACGCTTTGGCATTCTCACATCCATCCATTTCTGCTGTACTGTCGCCAATCGAGAGATCTAGGCATCACACCAGAATATGTCGTGAGTGAACGTGCGGACATTGCAGAGTCGATGTTACCCACGGGGGCTGAGTTAGAGAAGCTTCATAAATCAGAAACTCTAATGGAACGGAAAGCGGCGGTAGATTCTGTATAA
- a CDS encoding nucleotidyl transferase AbiEii/AbiGii toxin family protein, which produces MDSDREIHINPSQSIHLDLMRSIAQQVGDTPYVLKGGAALIFTRALNRYSTDLDFDSTKKLNLKGRIAAAISEVNGIELKSLKLVKDTDTVQRYKIHYLDQETGNDRLLKVETSFRESPQLEAVETISGIKTYRLEQQVDQKLSAAQHRTAARDLYDLDFLVNHYGSQLRDDQIEAIHQFASEPDHLVDRYSSSFETDEVLSLFNKGEDVVLSLHLGAERLLKERQEEIANTTQNKVQDSQSLYNEFSSKVDQPGLIGAGLVAQNALKAGYAKSDVESMLLKHDPSIRGIVAEQGQEKGVRAAAIVVRGARMKSLTTESLDLEQGTQAPSPDQGQSL; this is translated from the coding sequence ATGGATTCAGACCGTGAAATTCATATAAACCCTTCCCAGTCCATCCACTTGGACTTGATGAGGTCGATAGCTCAACAAGTTGGAGATACGCCTTATGTTCTCAAGGGTGGAGCGGCACTGATCTTCACTCGTGCCCTGAATCGCTATTCTACTGATTTGGATTTTGACTCTACAAAAAAGCTAAATCTCAAGGGGCGCATTGCGGCTGCTATCAGTGAAGTGAATGGCATTGAATTGAAGTCATTAAAGCTAGTCAAAGATACGGATACTGTCCAGCGATACAAGATCCATTATCTAGATCAGGAAACGGGTAACGATAGATTGCTCAAGGTAGAGACGAGCTTTCGTGAAAGCCCCCAACTTGAAGCCGTTGAGACAATTTCAGGTATCAAGACCTATCGACTAGAGCAGCAAGTTGATCAGAAGTTATCAGCGGCCCAACATCGGACAGCGGCACGGGATCTGTACGATCTTGATTTTCTGGTGAATCATTATGGGTCACAACTACGGGATGACCAGATAGAGGCCATTCATCAGTTTGCCTCGGAGCCAGATCATCTGGTAGATCGATATAGTTCATCCTTTGAAACGGATGAAGTTCTGAGTCTTTTTAACAAAGGTGAAGATGTTGTTCTCTCCCTACATCTTGGCGCAGAACGACTTTTAAAAGAGCGTCAAGAAGAGATAGCCAACACGACCCAGAACAAAGTCCAAGACAGCCAATCCCTCTACAACGAGTTTTCATCTAAAGTTGATCAGCCAGGTTTAATTGGGGCGGGCCTCGTTGCCCAGAATGCACTGAAGGCAGGGTATGCCAAGTCTGATGTTGAATCCATGTTGCTAAAGCATGATCCATCTATTCGAGGAATTGTGGCTGAGCAAGGACAGGAAAAAGGTGTGCGGGCAGCGGCGATTGTCGTTAGAGGTGCCCGGATGAAAAGCCTGACCACTGAAAGTCTAGATCTGGAGCAGGGAACGCAAGCCCCAAGCCCGGATCAAGGTCAAAGCCTGTAG
- the mobF gene encoding MobF family relaxase — translation MRTITRDLIEYYEEDESLVDEVERYYGESESIADIDRMTTTVWVGSNDVVQKLGHYAKREDLKSLSRGVIPGTAQRIRGKRPNEEDDERLAHDLVLSAPKSVSMALHLEGDNRIFDAHMEAVLETFELLEREYAQTRIQVNGVRSVVDTGNMIAALMPHHTSRDGDMQLHTHMLIMNGTQGPDGQWRSLSHEKLAQAKWVGSFYRQKLAEKVQRLGYRIYETKDAFEIVGYDRSDVEVFSKRHRAIVKAVQKEGLEVTPENKKQKVLPTRKAKRGVGKKLEVIQDHWREEALSQGVGHPVLAEPLAVMPDPDRARMEVESAIRHYAEWSSIFEKDDIYAYVFQTLKRQGMAMEQVDEAIKQSKELIPVERGFTTVTAVEEETQIHQRWMEGQGQAQPMVAHPSLVGISVELNKDQAKAILNTLTSTDRYQIWQGFPGVGKSRTLGVLKTLLNGSGLNIRGFSPTIPAAKKLQDELGITTNTVEHLVLHKAEDSPNQVWLIDEAGMMSRRQMKVILEKAEPIGAQVIFVGDAGQNSSIEAGNPFKFMQANGATTHRIEEIVRQKVDVQKQAVELIARGRGIAALELLDANGYVIESGDKSDMAQAAADQFLALPLKEQEETLIIAGTNEERLDTEQAIRRGEKQAGRLGESSKIVQLKSRNLSIEQKRRADWYRKGDYVRLLQTSKTASIKRGELYKVERREGDELVVSSFGGRLYRFKPAKYKLKEVYSAHKFDVAVGDKLRWTTTIKENNWINGQQLTVTALDSLNMTVRDHEGRSHDVPLTQPLALEYDRVWTSYRSQSGNKKRTIVITTNDRTSSREPFLVDISRQEHELTVYTESLNKLRNRVAKSNAQKSALDLIEGTYGKQRTTTAERQQSTTERQQSTTEHQRNQKPTRSPHGRDHHPDQSSRRGPSPEPTHPRREQRTQVPGQGADQHHTNGSQSRSQPVHPGIQRSDGIQETLGYERVDQGTRQGNGQLKDENRGYQRLADDHERQGIGGRRGDHADQGPAPPTRPTQDGHSPEWGSTSSDLAKLVKAWTQEQALAESGLGSQLLNLAQRVDALCQSLEPDTFNGLDELANVVQELQKQQALAQNLTYISQSIEQIDQTIDQTIEQTVRQQRIRAIADAVTEWRTGQELANAVTEMVDVLAQGTEGLDQAIIRLQAGIEATQSLDVQFPAMAELVDTVQDWQTEVEVSAAIGEVQELVEGLTIPQFPDMDDLAQDVHDLNEEQALAESGLIEQLAELTTQINELVEPQQIQFEGMAQLAEVVSELQQGQSLAQVQPQLQAITQQIEAFNAKQPTYSFAKIKELADTVSEWRAHESITQHIGALNDLTVRAQRSLKTFPAMLQLAKSVKAMRSVDALMNGPVADQLKEVAQQLTDKGISVTPKPKTIEDQVFWKPDYTGVERPDHIDEKHWNEWVASCAHPDVIAARLQSIADDQVIDRLLGAKIEDIATRRRDGSFKTVRSQYHIEPIRALINDRSQPEVLSYQELAEGGGWWADAGVDPLSFEGLGPNEEPTLSLYGTFKPDTPRIDMKKTRRARAKDPNAPLKYRKYENPMGPKRELFERDMAFQPVPDHIAERILAKYGVTQTDEEKTKGFWYTVYKHPEIPIYRTEGDKKDAALVSQGRVVIGGQGVNIGYRAKNQHDERLERRVLHPHLEVFAVPGRQFRYAHDWDSEQSTVWNVRREMVREAELIEERDCKTWRIPWDSEKGKGVDDLIANHGPIAFERADKNAYPMDREINMHYRGQYTQIKNHLSRENPQHTNDIAIYLIAQGDGDAMDGVRVIMQSDAVRQMKSPEEKERYIQGVIGFTHSYQDALQKGRPTKVLERRLFLLQHNSQPTQAANLDNELEM, via the coding sequence ATGCGGACCATAACGCGGGACTTGATTGAGTACTACGAGGAAGATGAATCTCTCGTAGACGAAGTGGAACGTTACTACGGTGAATCCGAGTCCATCGCTGACATCGACCGCATGACGACAACAGTGTGGGTCGGCTCGAATGATGTAGTCCAGAAACTAGGTCACTACGCCAAACGCGAAGACTTGAAATCTCTCAGCAGAGGAGTCATTCCTGGAACCGCTCAACGAATTCGGGGCAAAAGACCTAACGAAGAAGACGATGAACGCCTTGCTCATGACCTGGTGCTGTCTGCTCCCAAAAGTGTATCGATGGCCCTGCACTTGGAGGGGGATAACCGGATCTTTGATGCCCACATGGAGGCAGTCCTCGAAACCTTTGAGTTACTTGAGCGCGAGTATGCCCAGACCCGAATTCAAGTGAATGGGGTCCGCTCCGTCGTCGATACGGGCAATATGATTGCGGCGTTGATGCCCCATCACACGTCTCGCGATGGGGACATGCAGTTGCATACCCACATGCTGATCATGAATGGGACACAGGGGCCAGATGGGCAGTGGCGGTCCCTCTCCCATGAAAAGCTGGCTCAAGCTAAGTGGGTCGGTAGCTTCTACCGCCAAAAGCTAGCTGAGAAAGTCCAACGGCTGGGCTATCGGATCTACGAAACTAAAGATGCGTTTGAGATAGTGGGCTACGACCGTTCTGATGTCGAAGTCTTTTCTAAGCGTCACCGGGCCATCGTCAAAGCAGTTCAGAAAGAGGGGTTAGAGGTCACACCTGAGAACAAGAAGCAGAAGGTACTCCCTACTCGCAAGGCTAAGCGAGGTGTGGGTAAAAAGCTCGAAGTTATCCAAGATCATTGGCGTGAGGAAGCCCTCTCTCAAGGGGTGGGCCATCCGGTATTGGCTGAACCTCTGGCCGTAATGCCTGACCCAGATAGAGCCAGGATGGAAGTTGAAAGTGCTATTCGCCATTATGCGGAATGGTCCTCAATCTTTGAGAAGGATGACATATATGCCTATGTCTTCCAAACCCTCAAGCGTCAAGGCATGGCGATGGAACAGGTGGATGAGGCCATCAAGCAAAGCAAAGAACTGATCCCCGTTGAGCGTGGATTCACCACCGTCACTGCTGTAGAAGAAGAAACCCAGATCCACCAGCGCTGGATGGAGGGCCAAGGCCAAGCTCAGCCAATGGTCGCTCATCCTTCGCTGGTTGGGATTTCGGTTGAACTGAACAAAGACCAGGCCAAGGCCATACTCAACACCCTCACTAGCACTGACCGTTATCAAATCTGGCAGGGCTTTCCAGGGGTGGGCAAGTCCCGAACCTTGGGGGTACTGAAGACTTTACTGAATGGGTCTGGATTAAATATTCGGGGGTTCAGCCCCACGATTCCAGCGGCAAAGAAGCTCCAAGATGAGCTAGGCATCACGACCAACACCGTTGAACATCTGGTCCTACATAAAGCTGAGGACAGCCCTAACCAAGTCTGGCTGATTGATGAAGCGGGCATGATGAGCCGACGGCAGATGAAGGTGATTCTGGAGAAAGCTGAACCCATTGGGGCACAAGTCATCTTCGTGGGAGATGCAGGTCAAAACTCTTCAATTGAAGCGGGCAATCCCTTCAAGTTCATGCAGGCCAATGGAGCCACCACTCATCGGATTGAGGAGATTGTCAGGCAAAAAGTTGACGTCCAAAAGCAGGCCGTTGAACTGATTGCCAGAGGCAGAGGAATTGCAGCACTAGAACTCCTCGATGCTAATGGATATGTGATTGAGTCGGGCGATAAATCTGATATGGCCCAAGCCGCAGCGGATCAGTTCCTCGCTCTCCCCCTCAAAGAACAAGAGGAAACCCTGATTATCGCAGGCACCAATGAGGAACGACTCGATACAGAGCAAGCCATTCGTAGAGGGGAGAAACAAGCGGGACGGCTGGGAGAATCCAGCAAGATTGTTCAGCTTAAGTCCCGCAACTTGAGTATCGAACAAAAGCGACGGGCGGATTGGTATCGAAAAGGGGATTACGTTCGGCTATTGCAAACGTCTAAAACCGCATCCATCAAGCGAGGAGAACTCTACAAGGTGGAACGACGAGAGGGAGATGAGCTGGTGGTATCTTCCTTTGGCGGTCGGCTCTATCGATTCAAACCCGCGAAATACAAACTAAAGGAGGTCTACAGTGCCCACAAATTTGATGTGGCTGTTGGGGATAAGTTGCGGTGGACGACAACTATCAAAGAGAACAACTGGATCAACGGTCAGCAGCTCACGGTCACCGCCCTTGATAGCTTGAATATGACGGTCAGGGACCACGAGGGACGTTCCCATGATGTACCACTGACGCAACCGCTTGCCTTGGAATATGACCGGGTGTGGACATCCTACCGCTCCCAGAGTGGCAACAAGAAACGGACGATTGTCATCACCACCAATGACCGCACCTCCAGCCGGGAGCCGTTCCTCGTCGATATTTCTCGGCAAGAACATGAATTGACTGTCTATACCGAGAGCCTGAATAAACTCAGGAATCGGGTCGCCAAATCCAATGCTCAAAAAAGTGCTTTAGATCTAATCGAGGGAACCTATGGAAAGCAACGAACAACAACAGCAGAACGTCAACAATCAACAACAGAACGTCAACAATCAACAACAGAACATCAACGAAATCAGAAGCCAACTCGGTCCCCTCACGGACGCGATCACCATCCTGACCAATCAAGTCGAAGAGGTCCAAGCCCAGAACCAACACATCCTAGACGAGAACAGAGAACTCAAGTCCCAGGTCAGGGAGCGGATCAACACCATACCAATGGAAGTCAAAGCCGTTCTCAACCTGTTCATCCAGGAATTCAAAGAAGCGATGGCATCCAAGAAACCCTCGGATATGAGCGAGTCGATCAAGGAACTCGCCAAGGCAATGGACAACTTAAGGATGAAAATCGAGGATACCAGCGTCTTGCAGATGACCATGAGCGACAAGGTATTGGAGGCCGCAGAGGAGATCATGCAGATCAAGGACCAGCTCCCCCGACACGCCCCACCCAAGACGGTCACTCACCAGAATGGGGGTCAACCTCCTCAGACCTAGCAAAACTGGTAAAGGCATGGACCCAAGAGCAAGCGTTAGCTGAGAGTGGACTAGGGTCTCAATTGCTGAATCTCGCTCAACGGGTCGATGCCTTATGTCAGAGCCTAGAGCCTGATACTTTTAACGGCCTGGACGAATTAGCTAATGTCGTTCAGGAGCTTCAAAAACAACAAGCCCTCGCCCAGAACCTCACTTATATTTCCCAATCCATAGAGCAGATAGACCAGACCATTGACCAAACCATCGAACAGACGGTCAGACAGCAGAGGATTAGGGCCATTGCCGATGCTGTCACGGAATGGCGAACGGGTCAGGAGCTGGCAAATGCTGTTACTGAAATGGTGGATGTCCTAGCTCAGGGTACTGAAGGGTTAGACCAAGCAATCATCAGACTCCAAGCAGGGATTGAGGCGACCCAATCTCTGGATGTCCAATTCCCCGCAATGGCTGAATTGGTTGATACTGTTCAGGACTGGCAAACTGAGGTGGAAGTCTCTGCTGCCATCGGTGAAGTGCAGGAGCTGGTTGAGGGTCTGACCATTCCCCAATTCCCTGATATGGATGACCTGGCTCAGGATGTCCATGACCTCAACGAAGAACAAGCTTTAGCTGAGAGTGGCTTGATTGAGCAGTTGGCTGAGCTGACCACTCAGATTAACGAGCTGGTTGAACCCCAGCAAATTCAGTTTGAAGGTATGGCACAGCTAGCTGAGGTGGTGAGCGAACTCCAGCAAGGTCAATCCCTCGCTCAGGTGCAACCTCAGCTCCAGGCCATCACCCAACAGATTGAAGCCTTTAACGCCAAGCAACCCACTTATTCTTTTGCCAAGATTAAGGAGCTGGCCGATACCGTCAGTGAGTGGAGGGCACATGAGTCCATTACTCAGCACATTGGCGCTCTCAACGATCTGACCGTTCGCGCTCAGCGAAGTCTGAAGACCTTCCCAGCTATGCTGCAATTGGCTAAATCCGTAAAGGCAATGCGCTCTGTGGATGCACTCATGAATGGGCCAGTCGCAGACCAGCTCAAGGAAGTTGCTCAACAGTTAACGGACAAGGGAATAAGCGTCACGCCTAAGCCCAAAACCATTGAGGATCAGGTGTTCTGGAAACCCGACTATACCGGGGTAGAGCGACCTGACCACATTGATGAGAAGCATTGGAACGAATGGGTAGCGAGCTGCGCCCATCCTGATGTGATTGCCGCTCGACTCCAATCCATTGCCGATGATCAGGTGATTGATCGGTTGCTGGGAGCCAAGATTGAGGACATCGCCACTCGTAGACGGGATGGGTCTTTCAAGACGGTTCGCAGCCAATATCACATTGAGCCGATCCGAGCCTTGATTAATGATCGGTCGCAACCTGAAGTGTTGAGCTATCAGGAGCTAGCTGAGGGTGGGGGCTGGTGGGCTGATGCTGGAGTGGATCCGCTGTCCTTTGAAGGACTTGGACCCAATGAGGAACCCACACTGAGTCTCTATGGCACCTTCAAGCCTGATACTCCCCGTATCGACATGAAGAAAACTCGCAGAGCTAGAGCGAAAGACCCCAATGCCCCACTCAAATATCGCAAGTATGAAAACCCAATGGGGCCAAAACGCGAACTGTTTGAGCGAGATATGGCTTTCCAACCCGTTCCCGATCACATCGCTGAGCGGATCTTAGCCAAGTATGGAGTCACCCAAACTGATGAAGAGAAAACTAAAGGATTCTGGTACACGGTCTACAAGCATCCTGAGATTCCCATCTACCGGACTGAAGGAGACAAGAAAGATGCTGCTCTGGTTTCTCAAGGTCGGGTCGTCATCGGCGGGCAGGGGGTCAACATCGGCTATCGGGCCAAGAATCAGCACGATGAAAGACTCGAAAGACGGGTGCTGCATCCTCATCTAGAGGTATTTGCTGTTCCAGGTCGGCAATTCAGGTATGCCCATGACTGGGATTCAGAGCAATCCACGGTCTGGAATGTGCGTCGTGAAATGGTCAGAGAGGCTGAACTCATTGAAGAAAGAGACTGCAAGACATGGAGAATTCCTTGGGATTCTGAGAAAGGGAAAGGCGTCGATGACCTGATCGCTAATCATGGCCCCATTGCCTTTGAGCGGGCAGACAAAAATGCCTATCCGATGGACCGGGAAATCAATATGCACTATCGAGGGCAGTACACCCAGATTAAGAATCACCTGAGCCGAGAGAACCCACAACACACAAACGATATTGCCATCTACCTCATCGCTCAAGGTGATGGGGATGCAATGGATGGAGTAAGAGTCATCATGCAGTCAGATGCAGTCAGACAGATGAAATCACCTGAAGAGAAAGAACGCTATATACAAGGGGTAATTGGCTTTACCCACTCATACCAAGATGCCCTACAAAAAGGGAGGCCCACCAAAGTCCTTGAGCGCAGATTGTTCCTGCTCCAGCATAATTCTCAACCCACTCAAGCTGCGAATCTGGACAATGAACTGGAGATGTGA
- a CDS encoding YlqD family protein, with protein MLIQDRPAQPKPELWVESPSNNQLLLNRPVLIKSIVTPLWKDEARQQLQSQSDQLDEQLTQLDTQVQQMVGELSQHTIQVIGADNSTVTETQNQIQGIQAQANERKNELLQQKNQVLRQLEQVETLELGQEVDQGQVDNFFYAKVGDHLVRKMQVEVVLRDGVIEEIRGEL; from the coding sequence ATGCTTATTCAAGACCGTCCAGCCCAGCCCAAACCAGAACTTTGGGTTGAGTCTCCATCAAATAATCAGCTCTTACTCAATCGCCCGGTCCTCATCAAATCCATCGTCACCCCACTCTGGAAAGACGAAGCGCGTCAACAGCTCCAGTCCCAATCTGACCAATTAGATGAACAACTCACCCAACTGGATACCCAAGTCCAACAAATGGTCGGAGAGCTGAGTCAGCACACCATCCAAGTCATCGGAGCCGATAACAGCACGGTTACCGAAACCCAAAACCAGATCCAAGGTATCCAGGCCCAGGCCAATGAACGCAAAAACGAACTGCTCCAGCAAAAGAACCAAGTCTTGCGGCAACTGGAGCAAGTCGAAACCTTGGAGCTGGGCCAGGAAGTTGATCAAGGCCAGGTCGATAACTTCTTTTATGCCAAAGTAGGCGACCATTTGGTCCGCAAGATGCAAGTCGAGGTTGTCCTCCGTGATGGGGTCATTGAAGAAATTCGGGGCGAATTGTAA
- a CDS encoding pentapeptide repeat-containing protein, with translation MQTNHTSTSTHQLPQIDKVLLPHEAAVFLGLTEDSLMNATLQGNCPGACIDGHWRFSQRGLSKYLLQQKNHGTGMPWLDEHYGPYWLDDTVESKAKKIIERYQAGERYFPLLEIEGGNFSGLDLTGIDFWESNLKGSSFKGVNLKNAIFVGCNLESTSFAGADLTDADFRSASVRGSDFRGANLNRTIFRVRSWRGVNLDGAQISLAKF, from the coding sequence ATGCAAACTAATCACACCAGCACCAGCACCCACCAGCTCCCACAGATAGACAAGGTACTGCTCCCCCACGAGGCCGCAGTGTTCCTGGGGCTGACCGAAGACAGCCTGATGAATGCAACCCTGCAAGGTAATTGCCCTGGTGCCTGCATCGATGGTCACTGGCGATTCAGCCAGCGAGGGCTAAGTAAGTACCTATTACAGCAGAAAAATCACGGGACGGGGATGCCGTGGCTAGATGAACATTACGGTCCTTATTGGCTGGATGACACTGTTGAAAGTAAGGCTAAGAAAATCATTGAGCGGTATCAGGCCGGGGAGCGATATTTCCCTTTGCTAGAAATTGAGGGTGGCAACTTCTCAGGGCTGGATCTGACGGGTATCGACTTTTGGGAGTCGAATCTGAAGGGGTCCAGCTTCAAGGGAGTAAATCTCAAGAATGCCATCTTTGTGGGCTGCAATTTAGAGTCAACCAGCTTTGCCGGGGCAGATCTGACGGATGCCGATTTCCGGTCTGCCTCGGTTAGGGGCAGCGACTTCAGGGGTGCAAACCTCAATCGCACGATATTCAGAGTTAGGAGTTGGCGAGGGGTGA